The Indicator indicator isolate 239-I01 chromosome 22, UM_Iind_1.1, whole genome shotgun sequence genome includes a window with the following:
- the ITPRIPL2 gene encoding inositol 1,4,5-trisphosphate receptor-interacting protein-like 2 codes for MARRSSALGEGAARAGGPGFPRCGALDSPMRSEARPWSIAAAPGRSRRCRSPPRPAGPRADNAPGPHAAAGPAARGISSELTRRLTRRRFPRKRKPCSGPAAAAAGRRTAARPALGAAGAEEGGGGGGGVGRSPPAGPGSGHPRGPSRRRALPVYILNLRLFWPLATALCTALLCLCQALRGSAAEEGAAEADSVPLLKGSALLLLLLGCLLVRRCGGAGGPRRGGVRAAAAARRSVLESFYARQLRLSPHVLGHSKAHVGRVVAELVRAAKAQGLQPGPLALSLRGDFVRIGSAYEQHKVRSPDCFDILVPLRLPPHLEPQPHSADGLGPRGAFVCGLRARTGWPRRYRPFADGFCVELQGRSHLSSGLVLRWFQGHLQRCLGAVRYRLQERCRISLSACPGRPPTLHIVPCSDYVCCHISMAVRLIPAIPLGNALYLTALPPEGAQAPPAPEALWSLNASRQEQRLLSWLKEQAPATSCHLKCLQILKGLRDLRGQGLEEPFCSQWGRVLSSYVLKTALFSLLLQGPLEAWDERFLVERLEDLVLYLRDCLRKQVLMHFFLGNTSLPEAVVLPRFLKEATPVNLLAAFDGPTLDLVAFQLISTWIQAPHVIRMYSSPRYLRPVPVPCRHVAEARQEPPGE; via the exons ATGGCCCGGAGAAGCTCTGCCCTCGGGGAAGGAGCCGCGCGGGCCGGGGGCCCCGGCTTCCCCCGTTGCGGGGCCCTGGACTCCCCGATGCGCTCCGAGGCTCGGCCGTGGTCCATCGCCGCAGCGCCGGGAAGGAGCAGGCGGTGCCGCTCCCCGCCCCGCCCGGCCGGCCCCCGGGCGGACAACGCCCCCGGCCCTCACGCCGCGGCCGGGCCCGCCGCCCGTGGCATTTCCTCTGAGCTCACTCGGCGGCTGACGCGGCGCCGCTTCCCTCGGAAGAGGAAGCCTTGCAGCGGACCGGCGgcggcag CGGCGGGACGAAGGACAGCGGCGCGGCCCGCGCTGGGGGCGGCCGGGGCGGAGgaggggggcggcggcggcggcggggtcGGGCGCTCCCCGCCGGCGGGGCCGGGCAGCGGCCACCCCCGTGGCCCGAGCCGCCGCCGCGCCCTGCCCGTCTACATCCTCAACTTGCGACTCTTCTGGCCGCTGGCGACCGCTCTCTGCACCGcgctcctctgcctctgccaggcCCTGCGGGGCAGCGCGGCCGAAGAGGGCGCGGCGGAGGCGGACTCCGTCCCGCTGCTCAAGGGCTcggcgctgctgctgctgctgctgggctgccttcTGGTCCGCCGCtgcggcggggcgggcggcCCGAGGCGCGGCGGGgtgcgggcggcggcggcggcgcggcgcAGCGTCCTGGAGAGTTTCTACGCACGGCAGCTGCGGCTCTCGCCCCATGTGCTGGGTCACAGCAAGGCGCACGTCGGGCGCGTCGTGGCTGAGCTGGTGCGCGCCGCCAAGGCGCAGGGGCTACAGCCGGGCCCGCTGGCCCTCAGCCTGCGCGGGGACTTCGTGCGAATCGGCAGCGCCTACGAGCAGCACAAGGTGCGCAGCCCTGACTGCTTCGACATCCTGGTGCCTCTGCGGCTGCCGCCCCACCTGGAGCCCCAACCGCATAGCGCCGACGGGCTGGGGCCGCGGGGTGCCTTCGTCTGCGGCCTGCGGGCGAGGACCGGCTGGCCGCGCCGCTATCGGCCCTTCGCCGACGGCTTCTGCGTGGAGCTGCAGGGCCGTAGCCACCTCTCGTCGGGGCTGGTGCTGCGCTGGTTCCAGGGCCACCTGCAGCGGTGCCTGGGCGCCGTGCGGTACCGGCTGCAGGAGCGCTGCCGCATCAGCCTCTCGGCCTGCCCCGGGCGGCCGCCCACGCTGCACATCGTGCCTTGCTCCGACTACGTCTGCTGCCACATCTCCATGGCCGTGCGCCTCATCCCTGCCATCCCCCTCGGCAACGCTCTCTACCTCACGGCCCTGCCTCCCGAGGGCGCGCAGGCACCCCCGGCTCCCGAGGCCCTGTGGAGTCTCAACGCGTCTcggcaggagcagaggctgctgagctggctgAAGGAGCAGGCCCCGGCCACCTCTTGCCACCTGAAGTGTCTGCAGATCCTCAAGGGCCTACGGGACCTCCGTGGGCAGGGCCTGGAGGAGCCCTTCTGCTCACAGTGGGGCCGGGTGCTCTCCTCCTACGTGCTGAAGACGGCCCTCTTctcgctgctgctgcaggggccCTTGGAGGCCTGGGATGAGCGGTTCCTGGTGGAGCGTCTGGAGGACCTGGTGCTGTACCTTAGGGACTGCCTGCGCAAGCAGGTGCTGATGCATTTCTTCCTGGGCAACACCAGCCTCCCTGAGGCCGTGGTGCTGCCTAGGTTCCTCAAGGAAGCCACCCCCGTGAACTTGCTGGCCGCCTTTGATGGGCCCACGCTGGACCTGGTTGCCTTCCAGCTGATCAGTACCTGGATCCAGGCCCCACACGTCATCCGGATGTACAGCAGCCCCCGGTACTTGCGCCCAGTGCCCGTGCCCTGCCGGCACGTTGCCGAAGCCAGGCAGGAGCCTCCGGGAGAGTGA